The bacterium HR17 nucleotide sequence AGACCGCGTCCGCCGCAGTTTGGCGGCGCTGCAGCGCATCTTCCCTAACATGCAGGACGCTAAGGTCGTGGTGCGCAAGGAGCGGGGGCAGTTCGTCGTGGAAGTCACGCTAAAGGTCGCTCGCTACCTGCTGCGGGCGCAGGAAAAGGGGCGTTCCATCCGCGCCGCTTTCGACCGAGCGATGGACAAAATTGACCGCCAATTGCACCGCTACAAGGAGCGGCTCATTGACCGTCGGCGTCACGCTCAACCTTTGCCCGCTGCCGTCGCTCCCCAACCCGCTGAGCCCTCTGCCCCGCCGACACCCCTTCCCATCGCTCGCATCAAGCGCTTCCCTGTCAAACCGATGACAATAGACGAAGCCGCTGTGCAAATGGACTTGTTGGGGCACGACTTTTTCGTTTTCGTCAACGCCGAAACGGGCAAGGTCAATGTCTTGTATCGCCGCCGCGCTGGCGATTTGGGTTTGCTGGAGCCGGGCGAAGATGAGGAGTGAGCCGCCGTGACTTGGGACGAACTGCGCACCTTGGCGCGAGATGAGTTGGGCGAAGCCCTGTTCACCCGCCCTGACGAAACGCTGGCGTTCGTGCTGCGGTCGTGGCAGACGATTTACCCTGACCGCTTTGAAAGCCCACTGCGCCTTTCCGAGGCAGACTCCGCGCCCCCTGACTTTGTCGCTTTGACGCAGCAATTTTTGTGGCAGGTGTTGGACGAAGAGGCGGAAACAGCAGCCGTGCGCCTTTGGCTAACGCTGGCGGAATGGTTAGCGGGTTGGCAAGTCAGCCAACAAAGTGGAGGTGGGTGCTGTGTTGAATAGTGGAGTTTGGTCGGAGGGCGGCTCTCCTGAACCGCCGAAAAATGACATGAAAACCATAAGGGCGCGTCAGGCAGCGCTCCCTCCAAGGTATTGCCGAGAGGAAAATTCAACGAAGTGGGGTAGGTAATGTTCCGCCCGCAAGAGCGTGGTGATTGTCGCTGTGTCTGTCCATTGGGTTTGCGCGCCTCGTTGGCGGGCACTGGAAACGGCGGCGCTAACAGCGTGGCGGGCAAGCAACGGTAAGGCGCTCATCATCGTCCCGTCCGCCGCGCTGAGGCAATGGTGGCTGTCACGGTTGGCTGAGGAAATAGGCGGCGTTCACGGTGAAGCGGTCGTCACGCTGGAAAAGTTCGCCGAAAGGCTTGCACAAAGCAGCGGGGCATCTTTTGGGC carries:
- the hpf gene encoding Ribosome hibernation promotion factor — its product is MAREDNALAEPLLPVHFVARDVPLADAFQDRVRRSLAALQRIFPNMQDAKVVVRKERGQFVVEVTLKVARYLLRAQEKGRSIRAAFDRAMDKIDRQLHRYKERLIDRRRHAQPLPAAVAPQPAEPSAPPTPLPIARIKRFPVKPMTIDEAAVQMDLLGHDFFVFVNAETGKVNVLYRRRAGDLGLLEPGEDEE